A single region of the Pseudomonas mandelii genome encodes:
- a CDS encoding PqiB family protein, producing MTDLPTAKTRPASNWSAIWVLPLIALIIGGWLGWRAYSETGIEIQVRFESGEGIQANKTEVVYKGMPVGKVKTLKLDDEGSSKGVIATVEMNKDVEQYLKTSTRFWLVKPSVTLAGITGLETLVSGNYVAISPGEGEPTRKFKALAEEPPLSDSQPGLHLTIKADRLGSLNRGSPVFYKQIKVGQVKSYLLSEDQSTVELKVFIEPTYANLVRKHTRFWNASGISIDANLSGVKVRSESLASIVAGGIAFATPENRKDSPPTDPSLPFRLYEDFDAAAAGIRVKVKLSDFEGLQAGRTPVMYKGIQVGNLKALKVDPDLNAATAELTLDPLAEDYLVEGTQFWVVKPSISLAGITGLEALVKGNYIAVRPGDKGAAPQREFVARPKAPPLDLRSPGLHLVLFTENLGSLEVGSPILYKQVKVGSVQSYQFSKKKKQLVIGVHIEKEYEGLVNASTRFWNASGITLTGGLTGGIQVKSESLQSLMAGGIAFETPEAKAPLQKRIPRFRLFASHEEANQKGAVVTIKVDRADGLRSGTPVRFKGLDVGKIEDVDLSDDLQSVMLTARITEVPERIARVGSQFWVVKPELGLIKTSNLETLVTGQYIEVQPAAKNLGPQKNFVALATPPESAKQEAGLSLVLSAARRGSLKTGVPVTYREVTVGKVTGYELGQTADRVLVHILIEPKYAPLVRSGTRFWNTSGFGFDYGLFKGATVRTESLETLIQGGIAFATPEGDRMGNPARPEQTFPLFDKFEDEWLTWAPKISLGK from the coding sequence ATGACTGATTTGCCTACAGCTAAAACCCGACCGGCTTCGAACTGGTCTGCCATCTGGGTGCTGCCCCTGATCGCCCTGATCATCGGCGGCTGGCTCGGCTGGCGTGCCTATAGCGAAACTGGCATCGAGATACAGGTGCGTTTCGAAAGCGGTGAAGGCATTCAGGCCAACAAGACTGAAGTCGTCTATAAGGGCATGCCAGTCGGCAAGGTGAAAACCCTTAAGCTCGATGACGAAGGCAGTTCCAAAGGTGTGATCGCCACCGTCGAGATGAACAAGGACGTGGAGCAATACCTCAAGACCAGCACCCGTTTCTGGCTGGTCAAACCGAGCGTGACCCTGGCTGGTATCACCGGGCTGGAAACGCTGGTGTCCGGCAACTACGTGGCCATCAGCCCCGGCGAGGGCGAGCCTACCCGCAAGTTCAAGGCCCTGGCTGAAGAGCCCCCGCTGTCAGACTCTCAGCCCGGCCTGCACCTCACCATCAAGGCTGATCGTCTCGGTTCACTGAATCGCGGCAGCCCCGTGTTCTACAAGCAGATCAAGGTCGGCCAAGTCAAAAGCTACTTGCTGTCGGAAGATCAAAGCACAGTCGAGCTCAAAGTGTTCATTGAGCCCACCTACGCCAATCTGGTGCGCAAACACACCCGTTTCTGGAACGCCAGCGGCATCAGCATCGACGCCAACCTGTCTGGTGTAAAAGTGCGCAGCGAATCGCTCGCCAGCATCGTCGCCGGCGGTATCGCCTTCGCCACACCGGAGAATCGCAAGGACAGCCCGCCCACCGATCCAAGTCTGCCGTTTCGCCTCTACGAGGACTTCGATGCCGCCGCTGCCGGCATTCGGGTCAAGGTCAAACTCAGCGATTTCGAAGGCCTGCAGGCCGGCCGTACTCCGGTCATGTACAAAGGCATCCAGGTCGGCAACCTGAAAGCACTGAAGGTCGATCCGGATCTGAATGCCGCCACTGCCGAATTGACACTTGATCCACTGGCCGAGGATTACCTGGTCGAAGGCACTCAGTTCTGGGTGGTCAAACCGTCGATTTCCCTTGCGGGCATCACCGGGCTGGAGGCCTTGGTCAAAGGTAACTACATCGCTGTGCGACCGGGCGACAAAGGGGCCGCGCCGCAACGTGAATTTGTGGCCAGACCCAAGGCGCCGCCGTTGGACCTGCGTTCGCCTGGTCTGCACCTGGTGTTGTTCACCGAAAACCTGGGTTCGCTGGAAGTCGGCAGTCCGATTCTCTATAAGCAGGTCAAGGTTGGTTCGGTGCAGAGCTATCAGTTCTCCAAAAAGAAGAAGCAACTGGTGATCGGTGTCCACATCGAGAAGGAATACGAAGGACTGGTCAATGCCTCGACACGCTTCTGGAATGCCAGCGGCATCACGCTCACAGGCGGCCTGACCGGCGGAATCCAGGTCAAAAGTGAGTCGTTGCAAAGCCTGATGGCCGGCGGCATCGCTTTCGAAACCCCCGAAGCCAAGGCTCCGTTGCAAAAACGCATTCCGCGTTTCCGCCTGTTCGCCAGCCATGAGGAAGCCAACCAGAAAGGCGCCGTGGTTACGATCAAGGTCGATCGCGCCGATGGCTTGCGCAGTGGCACTCCCGTGAGATTCAAAGGCCTCGATGTCGGCAAGATCGAAGATGTCGACCTCAGTGATGACCTGCAATCGGTGATGCTCACCGCACGAATCACCGAAGTGCCGGAGCGCATTGCCCGGGTCGGCAGTCAGTTCTGGGTGGTCAAGCCTGAGTTGGGCCTGATCAAGACCTCCAACCTGGAAACGCTGGTAACTGGCCAATACATCGAAGTGCAGCCAGCAGCGAAGAATCTGGGGCCGCAGAAGAACTTCGTCGCCCTGGCCACTCCACCGGAATCGGCCAAGCAAGAAGCCGGTTTGAGTCTGGTGTTGAGCGCCGCTCGCCGTGGTTCACTGAAAACCGGTGTGCCGGTAACGTACCGCGAGGTCACCGTGGGCAAGGTGACGGGCTATGAATTGGGTCAGACCGCTGACCGTGTGTTGGTGCACATTCTGATCGAGCCGAAATACGCGCCATTGGTGCGCAGCGGCACGCGTTTCTGGAACACCAGCGGTTTCGGGTTCGACTACGGCTTGTTCAAAGGCGCGACGGTCCGTACCGAATCGTTGGAAACGCTGATTCAGGGCGGTATCGCCTTCGCCACACCGGAGGGTGATCGCATGGGCAATCCGGCGCGGCCAGAGCAGACGTTCCCGCTGTTCGACAAGTTTGAAGATGAATGGCTGACCTGGGCGCCGAAGATTTCACTCGGTAAATAG
- the mksF gene encoding Mks condensin complex protein MksF — protein sequence MSKERYGIRRFALLNTAGYSLGLFPLEEPLSVYGANNLGKSASINALQFPILARMSDMSFGKYSLEQSRRFYFASDTSYILVEVSLPHGPHVIGVVGRGPGGGFGHQFFAYAGKLDLAHYQKNDTCLRQKELFTNLEREGLKAYELKPDELRRLLVGGHTSIPLDLTLIPLRSTSEQSLKTFRALFINLLHMREITAAKLKQLFLDAFEHSLRSGSVDYIAACEEAFRDVRRMEQDYNSLVTAGPLVEALAAGVTQRNILRGKLHRISPLLDSLLGTWSDYASARKEELTIQAEHYRNEQDALQNDQRGGTQELMRLEREITGIQRWLGELSALKNRFALVDDVKVLEQQLLAAKDAHDELAGALAQSRQFSAEDLEERLRDLEKRLKSVKQQLDHADNNSYARLREEFSQQDVERLMRLFNSALFSLPLGEHGITLDEDGQWVKSLELILDGFKGERFEVPGLTIDISHIEPPALQALADRAALRDQKDRLEKELKQLKTQAAVVADRAASKTQTEALYQQVLDAQKALEDFRRAQTLSAEEGDKLEQLAQMEAAQDELKRSSDAFTERVQQLSAKLQLVGRQIGDMEAKQRTLDDALRRRQLLPADLPFGTPFMDPIDDSMDNLLPLLNDYQDSWQGLQRSDGQIEALYAQVRLKGVAKFDSEDDMERRLQLLINAYAHRTDEALTLAKARRAAVTDIARTLRNIRSDYDSLEHQLALFNREINKRQVSNLQSFRIVLAPNKEALKHIDQIIHSAGQYEEGETLSVFDLSQSADQDNKNEEAKEYLARLVAANHNQLGLKDLFELAFEITKVNGQPVIHTDIDGAASNGTTMTIKALTNMYLLLHLMDRDQAGRVRLPYYLDEAADIDEKNQAALLETSLQLGFVPILASVKPQVCASVAIDLEGGSGPNGIYIDEADWKYIRRHDEVKAVVSVEADEPELDAV from the coding sequence ATGAGCAAGGAACGCTACGGAATTCGCCGCTTTGCCCTTTTGAACACCGCCGGTTACAGCCTCGGCCTGTTCCCGCTGGAAGAACCGTTGTCGGTCTACGGCGCGAACAACCTCGGTAAATCCGCCTCGATCAACGCGTTGCAGTTTCCGATTCTGGCGCGCATGTCGGACATGAGTTTCGGCAAGTACAGCCTGGAACAATCCCGTCGTTTCTACTTCGCCTCGGACACCAGTTACATCCTGGTCGAAGTCTCGCTGCCCCACGGCCCGCACGTAATCGGCGTGGTCGGGCGCGGCCCGGGCGGTGGTTTCGGTCACCAGTTCTTTGCCTACGCCGGCAAACTGGACCTGGCGCATTACCAGAAGAACGACACCTGCCTGCGCCAGAAAGAGCTGTTCACCAACCTTGAGCGTGAGGGCCTGAAAGCTTATGAACTCAAGCCGGATGAGCTGCGTCGCTTGCTGGTCGGCGGTCACACCTCAATCCCGCTGGACCTGACCCTGATCCCGCTGCGCTCCACCAGCGAGCAGAGCCTGAAGACGTTCCGCGCACTGTTCATCAACTTGCTGCACATGCGCGAAATCACCGCGGCCAAGCTCAAGCAACTGTTCCTCGATGCGTTTGAACACAGCTTGCGTTCCGGCAGCGTCGATTACATTGCCGCGTGCGAAGAAGCGTTCCGCGATGTACGCCGCATGGAGCAGGACTACAACTCGCTGGTCACCGCCGGCCCGTTGGTTGAAGCCCTTGCCGCTGGCGTGACCCAGCGCAATATTCTGCGCGGCAAGTTGCACCGGATCTCGCCGTTGCTCGACTCGCTGCTCGGCACTTGGTCGGATTACGCCAGTGCGCGCAAGGAAGAGCTGACGATTCAGGCCGAGCACTACCGCAACGAACAGGACGCGCTGCAAAACGATCAGCGTGGCGGCACTCAGGAGTTGATGCGCCTGGAGCGGGAAATCACCGGCATACAGCGTTGGCTCGGCGAACTCTCGGCGTTGAAGAATCGCTTCGCGTTGGTCGATGACGTCAAAGTGCTGGAGCAGCAACTGCTCGCGGCCAAGGACGCGCACGATGAACTGGCCGGTGCGCTGGCCCAGTCGCGGCAGTTCTCTGCCGAAGACCTCGAAGAACGTCTGCGGGACCTGGAAAAACGCCTGAAATCGGTGAAACAGCAACTCGATCACGCCGACAACAACAGCTACGCCCGTCTGCGCGAAGAGTTCTCGCAGCAGGACGTTGAGCGTTTGATGCGTCTGTTCAACAGCGCGCTGTTCAGCCTGCCGCTGGGTGAGCATGGCATTACGCTGGATGAGGACGGTCAGTGGGTCAAATCCCTGGAGCTGATCCTCGACGGCTTCAAAGGCGAGCGTTTCGAAGTACCAGGCCTGACCATCGACATCTCGCACATTGAGCCGCCAGCCCTGCAAGCCCTGGCCGACCGCGCGGCATTGCGCGATCAGAAAGACCGCCTGGAGAAAGAACTCAAGCAACTGAAAACCCAGGCTGCCGTGGTCGCCGACCGCGCAGCGAGCAAGACCCAGACCGAAGCGCTGTACCAGCAAGTGCTGGATGCGCAAAAAGCCCTGGAAGATTTCCGCCGTGCACAAACCCTGAGCGCCGAAGAAGGCGACAAGCTGGAGCAACTGGCGCAGATGGAAGCGGCGCAGGACGAATTGAAGCGTTCCAGCGATGCCTTCACCGAGCGCGTCCAGCAACTGTCCGCCAAGCTGCAACTGGTCGGCCGGCAGATCGGCGACATGGAAGCCAAGCAACGCACCCTAGACGACGCTCTGCGCCGCCGTCAGCTGTTGCCCGCAGACCTGCCGTTCGGTACGCCGTTCATGGACCCGATCGATGATTCCATGGACAACCTGCTGCCGCTGCTCAACGACTATCAGGACAGCTGGCAGGGTTTGCAGCGCAGCGACGGCCAGATCGAGGCGCTTTATGCGCAGGTTCGCCTCAAGGGCGTGGCCAAGTTCGACAGCGAAGACGATATGGAGCGTCGCCTGCAACTGCTGATCAACGCTTACGCGCACCGCACCGACGAAGCGCTGACCCTCGCCAAAGCGCGCCGTGCGGCGGTGACCGACATCGCCCGGACCCTGCGCAACATCCGCAGCGACTACGACAGCCTTGAGCATCAACTGGCGCTGTTCAACCGCGAGATCAACAAACGTCAGGTCTCCAACCTGCAGAGCTTCCGCATCGTGCTCGCGCCGAACAAGGAAGCCCTCAAGCACATCGACCAGATCATCCACAGCGCCGGTCAGTACGAGGAAGGCGAAACCCTTTCGGTCTTCGACCTGAGCCAAAGCGCCGATCAGGACAACAAGAACGAAGAAGCCAAGGAATACCTGGCCCGTCTGGTGGCGGCTAACCACAACCAGCTGGGCCTCAAGGACTTGTTCGAACTGGCGTTCGAGATCACCAAGGTTAACGGCCAGCCGGTTATCCACACTGACATCGATGGCGCGGCCTCCAACGGCACCACGATGACCATCAAGGCGCTGACCAACATGTACTTGTTGCTGCACTTGATGGACCGTGATCAAGCCGGTCGCGTGCGCCTGCCGTACTACCTCGACGAGGCGGCGGACATCGACGAGAAGAACCAGGCAGCGTTGCTGGAAACCAGCCTGCAACTGGGCTTTGTGCCGATCCTGGCGAGTGTGAAACCGCAGGTTTGCGCCAGTGTGGCGATCGACCTGGAAGGTGGCAGTGGGCCAAACGGGATCTACATCGATGAGGCGGACTGGAAGTACATCCGTCGTCATGATGAGGTGAAGGCTGTGGTCAGCGTTGAAGCAGATGAGCCGGAGCTGGACGCGGTTTGA
- the mksE gene encoding Mks condensin complex protein MksE produces MHLDLSELSQLAPIFRELFKGYHVSRRDPELYAQLSNFQDQYRTLFRALGYELVCDTRGFYYFVPDLAAAAVNKTAQRLALFTFILVEHLADQGRDPVAVLDGGSLGRDELPSLLEKYRDLFIQAEVQTVEELEEKIMRRMTQLGFAGEENGIYRFLPPMHRFLDVCLSVQQDRDLAASLHSVLPLPVPVLIDDDSDEKLLQTDDPLDLSDFEEESEEDAMARAIAEEQETDA; encoded by the coding sequence ATGCATCTTGATCTATCCGAACTGTCCCAACTGGCGCCGATCTTTCGCGAGCTGTTCAAGGGCTACCACGTCAGCCGCCGCGACCCGGAGTTGTACGCGCAACTGTCGAACTTCCAGGACCAGTACCGCACGCTGTTCAGGGCGCTGGGCTATGAGTTGGTCTGCGACACCCGTGGTTTCTATTACTTCGTGCCGGACCTTGCGGCGGCAGCGGTGAACAAGACTGCGCAACGTCTGGCGTTGTTCACCTTCATCCTCGTCGAGCACTTGGCGGATCAGGGCCGTGACCCGGTCGCCGTGCTCGACGGTGGCAGCCTCGGCCGCGATGAATTGCCGTCCTTGCTGGAAAAATACCGCGACCTGTTCATCCAGGCCGAAGTGCAGACCGTGGAAGAACTCGAAGAAAAAATCATGCGCCGCATGACCCAGCTCGGTTTTGCCGGCGAAGAAAACGGCATCTACCGCTTCCTGCCGCCGATGCATCGTTTCCTCGACGTTTGCCTGTCGGTTCAACAAGACCGCGATCTGGCGGCCAGCCTGCACAGCGTCTTACCGCTGCCGGTTCCGGTGCTGATCGATGACGACAGCGACGAAAAACTGCTGCAAACCGATGATCCGCTCGATCTGAGTGACTTCGAAGAAGAAAGTGAAGAAGACGCCATGGCCCGCGCCATTGCAGAAGAACAGGAGACCGACGCATGA
- the mksB gene encoding Mks condensin complex protein MksB — MIEPKRVLRALAEHWALLEPLCEHFDQGTLSLNELRSQLAAQQLDSTPQDITSLLDVWIRLDILVPVAKSPNRFELNAQIHDFLAYLRREHRLGLCLEIEAYLRHLERLAGYIQDAFDIRDGHDLARQLRLLDMRVRDVLKKLANDEQALVAVAERAKTSDRQIPLRQRYAEVLATWDEYVEPMIQLVNADGAFEQGVRKVENVLLRMLTEQQRLGHLVDDDMLLRTHARILEMQTSAQLTLRHARELLLPLREEARRHNAVTRGAALALSAIRRKGIDAVPQAAMPMFTRPQSTFLGSASQVEAYVYALARFEPKPARFPKAHKTQKGEAPRAPRTVREMLERCENALPMPDLMTWLLEQEPDGATDELLYWFSRLSREKRFTRERLERRDYHTHEHQVSLRSFALLSARDTAAEDSASTPHAS; from the coding sequence ATGATCGAACCCAAGCGCGTCTTGCGCGCCCTCGCTGAACACTGGGCACTTCTGGAGCCACTGTGCGAGCACTTCGACCAAGGCACATTGAGCCTCAACGAACTGCGTTCACAGTTGGCCGCCCAGCAACTCGACAGTACGCCGCAGGACATCACCAGCCTGCTGGACGTGTGGATCCGCCTCGACATTCTGGTTCCCGTGGCAAAAAGCCCGAACCGTTTCGAGCTCAATGCGCAGATCCACGACTTCCTCGCTTACCTGCGCCGTGAGCACCGTCTGGGCCTGTGCCTGGAAATCGAAGCGTATCTTCGCCACCTCGAACGTCTGGCCGGTTATATCCAGGACGCTTTCGACATTCGCGATGGCCACGATCTGGCGCGCCAATTGCGTTTGCTCGACATGCGCGTACGCGATGTATTGAAGAAACTCGCCAACGACGAACAGGCCCTGGTGGCCGTCGCCGAACGCGCCAAGACCAGCGACCGGCAGATCCCGCTGCGTCAGCGTTACGCCGAAGTACTGGCGACCTGGGACGAATACGTCGAGCCGATGATTCAGTTGGTGAACGCCGACGGCGCCTTCGAGCAAGGCGTGCGCAAGGTCGAGAACGTCCTGCTGCGCATGCTCACCGAACAACAGCGCCTCGGTCACCTGGTCGACGACGACATGCTGCTGCGTACTCACGCACGCATCCTCGAAATGCAGACCAGCGCCCAACTGACCCTGCGCCACGCCCGCGAATTGCTGCTGCCGTTGCGTGAAGAAGCCCGTCGACACAACGCCGTGACCCGAGGCGCTGCGCTGGCCTTGTCGGCCATTCGTCGCAAAGGCATCGATGCGGTGCCGCAAGCGGCGATGCCGATGTTCACCCGCCCGCAAAGCACCTTCCTCGGCAGCGCCAGTCAGGTCGAAGCCTACGTTTATGCGCTGGCCCGATTCGAGCCGAAACCGGCGCGCTTCCCCAAGGCCCACAAAACGCAGAAAGGCGAAGCGCCGCGCGCGCCACGCACGGTTCGGGAAATGCTCGAACGCTGCGAAAACGCCCTGCCGATGCCGGACCTGATGACCTGGCTGCTGGAGCAGGAGCCGGACGGCGCCACCGACGAATTGCTTTACTGGTTCTCGCGCCTGTCGCGGGAAAAACGCTTCACACGCGAGCGTCTGGAACGCCGCGATTACCACACTCACGAGCATCAGGTCAGCCTGCGCTCCTTCGCCCTGCTCTCGGCCCGCGACACCGCCGCCGAGGATTCTGCGAGCACCCCACATGCATCTTGA
- a CDS encoding energy transducer TonB, which produces MQVVNWLPRTELPFAAPSRPELMEMPEPLVVAPVVPASVPAPAAAPVVAPTERVKIEVPRPSLASTRTNAKVEEDAAPVVAKSVPVPPPRFSLQLLRAGRCLLLVELPTGETFQTRDPAYLLLKDMLRAAGLPDSPQIIGEPVRWPLLARGTMDQGPEAARDFVQGFLSARLEDAPCVCVWLIGLPAVRFAGEANAESFNRELQVEGLGSVWALPGLELLMEEPQRKADVWQAMRRLMARWKESNE; this is translated from the coding sequence ATGCAGGTGGTCAACTGGCTGCCGCGCACTGAATTGCCCTTTGCCGCGCCATCGCGTCCCGAGCTGATGGAGATGCCGGAGCCGTTGGTCGTCGCGCCGGTGGTGCCTGCCTCTGTGCCAGCACCTGCCGCTGCGCCAGTGGTGGCACCGACGGAGCGCGTCAAGATCGAGGTGCCGCGGCCATCGCTGGCCAGCACCCGCACGAACGCCAAGGTCGAAGAAGACGCCGCGCCGGTCGTCGCCAAGTCTGTGCCAGTGCCGCCACCGCGTTTTTCCCTGCAATTGCTGCGCGCTGGTCGGTGCCTGCTATTGGTCGAGTTACCCACAGGCGAAACGTTCCAGACCCGCGATCCAGCCTATCTGCTGCTCAAAGACATGCTGCGCGCCGCCGGTCTGCCGGACAGCCCGCAGATCATCGGCGAGCCGGTGCGCTGGCCGCTGTTGGCCCGGGGCACCATGGATCAGGGGCCGGAAGCCGCTCGGGACTTCGTGCAAGGTTTTCTCTCGGCCCGGCTGGAAGACGCTCCGTGCGTTTGCGTGTGGCTGATCGGCCTGCCAGCGGTGCGTTTTGCCGGTGAGGCGAACGCCGAATCCTTCAACCGTGAACTCCAGGTCGAAGGCCTGGGCTCGGTCTGGGCCCTGCCGGGCCTGGAATTATTAATGGAAGAGCCACAGCGTAAGGCTGATGTCTGGCAAGCCATGCGTCGGCTGATGGCGCGCTGGAAAGAATCAAATGAGTGA
- the rimI gene encoding ribosomal protein S18-alanine N-acetyltransferase: protein MSDAVSFRPMTEADLDAVLKIEYAAYSHPWTRGIFLDGLGKYQIWLMFEGQQQVGHGVVQIILDEAHLLNITVKPENQGRGLGLTLLEHLMSRAYNAKARECFLEVRDSNRGAFKLYERYGFNEIGRRRDYYPAVGGREDAVVMACTLVD from the coding sequence ATGAGTGACGCTGTATCGTTCCGCCCGATGACCGAGGCGGACCTGGACGCTGTACTGAAAATCGAATACGCGGCGTACAGCCATCCCTGGACCCGCGGGATTTTTCTGGATGGGCTGGGCAAGTACCAGATCTGGCTGATGTTCGAAGGGCAGCAACAGGTCGGTCACGGCGTGGTGCAGATCATTCTGGATGAAGCGCATCTGCTCAACATCACCGTCAAGCCCGAGAATCAGGGCCGTGGGCTGGGTTTGACGCTGCTGGAGCATTTGATGTCCCGGGCGTATAACGCCAAGGCGCGGGAATGTTTTCTGGAAGTGCGCGACAGCAACCGTGGCGCGTTCAAGTTGTATGAGCGTTATGGGTTTAACGAGATTGGGCGGCGGCGGGATTACTACCCCGCGGTGGGAGGGCGGGAAGATGCCGTGGTCATGGCCTGCACTTTGGTCGACTGA
- the can gene encoding carbonate dehydratase, with protein MNELQDLIDNNERWAEAIKQEDPDFFSKLARQQTPEYLWIGCSDARVPANEIVGMLPGDLFVHRNVANVVLHTDLNCLSVIQYAVDVLKVKHILVTGHYGCGGVRASMQDRQLGLIDGWLRSIRDLYYEKREELAGLPTEEERVDRLCELNVIQQVANVGHTSIVQNAWHRGQNLSIHGCIYGIKDGRWKSLNTTISGFEQLPPQYRLRPVETL; from the coding sequence ATGAACGAATTACAAGATCTGATTGATAACAACGAACGCTGGGCCGAGGCGATCAAACAGGAAGATCCGGACTTCTTCTCCAAGCTGGCTCGCCAACAGACGCCGGAATACTTGTGGATTGGCTGTTCCGACGCCCGGGTGCCTGCCAACGAGATCGTCGGCATGCTGCCCGGCGACCTGTTCGTCCACCGCAACGTGGCCAACGTGGTGCTGCACACTGACCTCAACTGCCTGTCGGTGATTCAGTACGCGGTCGACGTGCTCAAGGTCAAACACATCCTCGTCACGGGCCACTACGGCTGCGGCGGTGTGCGCGCTTCGATGCAGGATCGCCAGCTGGGCCTGATCGACGGCTGGCTGCGCTCGATCCGTGATCTCTATTACGAGAAGCGCGAAGAACTGGCCGGGTTGCCGACCGAAGAAGAGCGGGTCGACCGTCTCTGCGAGCTCAACGTGATCCAGCAAGTGGCCAACGTCGGCCATACCAGCATTGTGCAAAACGCCTGGCATCGTGGGCAGAACCTGTCGATCCATGGTTGCATCTACGGCATCAAGGATGGCCGCTGGAAAAGCCTGAACACGACCATCAGCGGTTTTGAGCAATTGCCGCCGCAGTACCGACTGCGTCCGGTCGAAACGCTGTAA
- a CDS encoding SET domain-containing protein-lysine N-methyltransferase — MKPNSLHGPLAQAPDGFYPFPELPPGLVFPSRVDFEIIYNASGLAAAIVALREFPQISRICRVSGHLLPFRHRHTRQLAPGIHVYDPHFSGLLRHSCDPNVFLDMSEMWLWALTDINKGDKLTMDYATTEDKLLRQFACQCGSPECRGWICGYDEQPNADGQLYFHHWRRRSLC, encoded by the coding sequence ATGAAACCTAATTCCCTGCACGGGCCCCTGGCGCAAGCTCCCGATGGATTCTATCCATTCCCGGAGCTACCGCCAGGCCTTGTATTTCCTTCCCGGGTCGATTTCGAGATTATCTACAACGCGAGTGGGTTGGCCGCGGCCATCGTAGCCCTGCGCGAATTCCCACAGATCAGCCGAATCTGCCGCGTGTCGGGGCATCTCTTGCCTTTTCGCCATCGACATACCCGGCAACTGGCGCCTGGTATCCACGTCTACGACCCACACTTCAGCGGGCTGCTGAGGCACTCCTGCGACCCCAATGTCTTTCTCGACATGAGCGAAATGTGGTTGTGGGCACTGACGGATATTAATAAAGGCGACAAACTGACGATGGATTACGCCACGACCGAAGACAAACTGCTGCGCCAGTTCGCCTGTCAGTGCGGGTCCCCGGAGTGTCGAGGCTGGATCTGCGGCTACGATGAACAGCCGAACGCCGACGGCCAGTTGTATTTCCACCACTGGCGTCGGCGCAGTCTCTGTTGA